In a single window of the Nocardiopsis composta genome:
- a CDS encoding copper chaperone PCu(A)C gives MTMDTTRTAALAAAAAALLLAGCGAPDGGGGGGDGGGTAPASGGASVSVQDAWVKAVAEEDGMTGVFGELVNDSAAEAAVTAASSPAAGRAELHEVAPGEDGDPVMQEKEGGFPVPANGSHLLEPGADHIMLMDLRQDLEAGTEVAVELEFADGSTAEFTAPVKEYEGANENYGGEGHGGGHGEDGHGGEGRR, from the coding sequence ATGACCATGGACACCACCCGCACCGCCGCGCTGGCCGCTGCCGCCGCCGCGCTGCTGCTCGCCGGCTGCGGCGCACCGGACGGCGGGGGCGGCGGGGGCGACGGCGGCGGCACCGCGCCCGCGTCCGGCGGCGCGTCCGTCTCGGTACAGGACGCCTGGGTCAAGGCGGTCGCCGAGGAGGACGGCATGACCGGCGTCTTCGGCGAGCTGGTCAACGACTCCGCGGCGGAGGCCGCCGTCACCGCCGCCTCCTCCCCGGCGGCGGGCAGGGCCGAGCTGCACGAGGTCGCCCCGGGCGAGGACGGCGACCCGGTGATGCAGGAGAAGGAGGGCGGATTCCCGGTCCCCGCAAACGGCTCGCACCTGCTGGAGCCCGGCGCCGACCACATCATGCTGATGGACCTCCGCCAGGACCTGGAGGCCGGCACCGAGGTCGCCGTGGAGCTGGAGTTCGCCGACGGCTCGACCGCCGAGTTCACCGCCCCGGTCAAGGAGTACGAGGGCGCCAACGAGAACTACGGCGGAGAAGGCCACGGGGGCGGCCACGGCGAGGACGGGCACGGCGGGGAGGGCCGCCGCTGA
- a CDS encoding copper resistance CopC family protein produces MSKTAPAGRNRRRGAAVAAASALAWAVLGGAPAQAHDRLVASAPGDGAALEAAPEEVTLTFSGEPLDVGAAVTVVDAEGEAFAAGAPEVDGAEVVQAVDGLPDGGYAVRWRVVSGDGHPVSGGFGFTVGDPDAPVPDPAQGAPSAPPSPAAAPEREPAAPISGPAGRWALLALAGAALGAAGYAAAVFARRSAP; encoded by the coding sequence ATGTCGAAAACGGCGCCGGCCGGGCGGAACCGGAGGCGCGGGGCGGCCGTCGCGGCCGCCTCCGCCCTGGCCTGGGCCGTGCTCGGCGGGGCGCCCGCCCAGGCGCACGACCGGCTGGTCGCCTCGGCGCCCGGGGACGGCGCGGCCCTGGAGGCGGCCCCCGAGGAGGTCACCCTGACCTTCAGCGGCGAGCCGCTGGACGTCGGCGCGGCCGTGACCGTGGTCGACGCCGAGGGCGAGGCGTTCGCCGCCGGGGCACCCGAGGTGGACGGCGCCGAGGTGGTCCAGGCCGTGGACGGGCTGCCGGACGGCGGCTACGCGGTGCGCTGGCGGGTGGTCTCCGGTGACGGGCACCCGGTCAGCGGCGGCTTCGGCTTCACCGTCGGCGACCCGGACGCGCCGGTGCCCGACCCGGCGCAGGGCGCGCCGTCGGCCCCGCCCTCCCCCGCGGCCGCCCCGGAGCGGGAGCCCGCCGCGCCGATCTCCGGACCGGCCGGCCGGTGGGCGCTGCTCGCCCTGGCCGGCGCGGCACTCGGCGCGGCCGGCTACGCCGCGGCCGTCTTCGCCCGGCGCTCCGCGCCGTAA
- a CDS encoding DUF1266 domain-containing protein, protein MAVPAASPRLTADPRGHFFGPMAHAYACGAQMAVTNEAPWNIVFGSCSCCGVAEKREMLRESWGVHDPAEWRATLEGLLDERSSDQGATLVMDIRWQTAQWYRRPIDPATWQAAVGDWCRRNGQADIHAPLIETVERILRYEARLTADGVLPYGAVIRDMIAYDFGRAVNFARWGVHAEYTDPATAESFILHAGVQSRRFYSSWAHLSAGYILGRCLRFDEDEFGPYYTGPVAAHHALMQDPQSPWLNIPFQM, encoded by the coding sequence ATGGCAGTCCCGGCCGCCTCCCCGCGGCTCACCGCAGACCCGAGGGGGCACTTCTTCGGGCCGATGGCGCACGCCTACGCCTGCGGCGCGCAGATGGCGGTCACCAACGAGGCGCCGTGGAACATCGTGTTCGGCTCCTGCTCCTGCTGCGGGGTCGCGGAGAAGCGGGAGATGCTGCGGGAGAGCTGGGGCGTGCACGACCCCGCCGAGTGGCGCGCCACCCTGGAGGGGCTGCTCGACGAGCGCAGCAGCGACCAGGGCGCCACCCTGGTGATGGACATCCGCTGGCAGACCGCGCAGTGGTACCGGCGGCCGATCGACCCGGCGACCTGGCAGGCCGCGGTCGGGGACTGGTGCCGGCGGAACGGGCAGGCCGACATCCACGCCCCGCTGATCGAGACGGTCGAGCGGATCCTGCGCTACGAGGCCCGGCTGACCGCCGACGGGGTGCTCCCCTACGGCGCGGTGATCCGGGACATGATCGCCTACGACTTCGGCCGCGCGGTGAACTTCGCCCGCTGGGGCGTGCACGCCGAGTACACCGACCCGGCCACCGCCGAGTCCTTCATCCTGCACGCCGGGGTGCAGAGCCGCCGGTTCTACTCCTCCTGGGCGCACCTGTCCGCCGGCTACATCCTGGGCCGCTGCCTCCGCTTCGACGAGGACGAGTTCGGCCCGTACTACACCGGCCCGGTCGCCGCCCACCACGCCCTGATGCAGGACCCGCAGAGCCCCTGGCTCAACATCCCCTTCCAGATGTGA
- a CDS encoding ArsR/SmtB family transcription factor encodes MREDKQSCTLDENSPYVEYAVEILSLLADATRVRIILALRGGELSVNELAERVGKSGPAVSQHLAKLRMGRVVACRRDGTRMYYRLANEHARKLVADAVFQAEHALEAEPAHHRARAAGDGA; translated from the coding sequence ATGCGCGAAGATAAGCAGTCATGCACACTCGACGAGAACAGCCCCTACGTCGAGTACGCGGTGGAGATCCTGAGCCTGCTGGCCGACGCCACCCGGGTGCGGATCATCCTGGCGCTGCGCGGCGGCGAGCTGTCCGTCAACGAGCTGGCCGAGCGGGTCGGCAAGTCCGGGCCGGCCGTCTCCCAGCACCTGGCCAAGCTGCGGATGGGCCGGGTGGTGGCCTGCCGCCGGGACGGCACCCGGATGTACTACCGGCTGGCCAACGAGCACGCCCGCAAGCTGGTCGCCGACGCGGTCTTCCAGGCCGAGCACGCCCTGGAGGCGGAGCCGGCGCACCACCGCGCCCGCGCCGCCGGGGACGGGGCATGA
- a CDS encoding heavy metal translocating P-type ATPase: MTGTAAPPAPARPGRGRPPSLLATGARLPEVHWAAAALALFLAGWAAQLLAAPAWLSWGLYLACYAAGGWEPALSGLRAARERTLDVDLLMIVAATAAAGIGQVFDGALLIVIFATSGALEAVVTRRTADSVGSLLDLAPERAVRITAAPGGEREETVHPAELRVGDTVLVRPGERIGADGTVLDGESEVDRQAITGESVPVPRREGDEVLSGTVNGTGALRVRVDRPAADSAVARIVALVEQASATKARTQLFIEAIERRYSAGVVAATLLVLGVPLLLGEDFRAALLRAIVFMIVASPCAVVLSTMPPLLAAIANAGRHGVLVKSATVMEQVGRTGAVAFDKTGTLTRGELRVTEVRPAPGQRAERLLALAAAAEHRSEHPVGRAVRAAARERGLPADGGAADFRALPGRGVRAVVDGTEVRVERAGEGTAGPAETAVQVVLDGRPAGVIALADTVREESRAAVAAVAALTPAPVHLLTGDNAAAAGHVAAAVGIGEVRSGLLPQDKADAVRTLEEAGVPVLLVGDGINDAPAMAAATTAAAMGRRGSDLALDTADAVIVRDDPSALPRLIALSRRARRLVLANLCIAAAVITALVAWDLAGTLPLPLAVAGHEGSTVLVALNGLRLLSSRAWEG, encoded by the coding sequence ATGACCGGTACCGCGGCCCCGCCCGCCCCGGCGCGCCCGGGCCGCGGGCGGCCGCCCTCCCTGCTCGCCACCGGCGCCCGCCTGCCCGAGGTGCACTGGGCCGCCGCAGCGCTGGCGCTCTTCCTGGCCGGGTGGGCCGCCCAGCTCCTGGCCGCACCGGCCTGGCTGTCCTGGGGCCTCTACCTGGCCTGCTACGCCGCCGGCGGCTGGGAGCCGGCGCTGTCCGGCCTGCGCGCCGCCCGGGAGCGCACCCTCGACGTCGACCTGCTGATGATCGTCGCGGCGACCGCCGCCGCCGGCATCGGCCAGGTCTTCGACGGTGCCCTGCTCATCGTCATCTTCGCGACCTCCGGCGCGCTGGAGGCCGTGGTCACCCGGCGCACCGCCGACTCCGTCGGCTCCCTGCTGGACCTGGCGCCGGAGCGGGCGGTCCGGATCACCGCCGCCCCCGGCGGCGAGCGCGAGGAGACCGTCCACCCCGCCGAGCTGCGGGTCGGCGACACCGTCCTGGTCCGCCCGGGCGAGCGGATCGGTGCCGACGGCACGGTGCTGGACGGGGAGAGCGAGGTCGACCGGCAGGCCATCACCGGGGAGTCGGTCCCGGTGCCCCGCCGGGAAGGCGACGAGGTGCTCTCCGGCACCGTCAACGGCACCGGAGCGCTGCGGGTGCGGGTGGACCGCCCCGCCGCCGACTCCGCGGTCGCCCGCATCGTCGCCCTGGTCGAGCAGGCCTCGGCCACCAAGGCCCGGACCCAGCTGTTCATCGAGGCGATCGAGCGGCGCTACTCGGCCGGCGTGGTCGCCGCCACCCTGCTGGTGCTCGGCGTCCCGCTGCTGCTCGGCGAGGACTTCCGAGCGGCCCTGCTGCGCGCCATCGTGTTCATGATCGTCGCCTCGCCGTGCGCGGTGGTGCTGTCCACCATGCCGCCGCTGCTGGCCGCCATCGCCAACGCGGGACGGCACGGGGTGCTGGTCAAATCGGCCACCGTGATGGAGCAGGTCGGCCGGACCGGTGCGGTCGCCTTCGACAAGACCGGCACCCTCACCCGCGGCGAGCTGCGGGTCACCGAGGTGCGGCCGGCCCCCGGGCAGCGCGCCGAACGGCTGCTGGCCCTGGCCGCGGCCGCCGAGCACCGCAGCGAGCACCCGGTCGGCCGGGCGGTCCGCGCGGCGGCGCGCGAGCGCGGCCTGCCCGCCGACGGCGGGGCGGCGGACTTCCGTGCGCTGCCCGGCCGGGGCGTGCGGGCCGTCGTCGACGGCACCGAGGTGCGGGTGGAGCGCGCCGGGGAGGGCACCGCGGGGCCGGCGGAGACCGCGGTGCAGGTGGTCCTCGACGGGCGCCCGGCCGGGGTGATCGCCCTCGCCGACACGGTGCGCGAGGAGTCCCGCGCGGCGGTGGCCGCGGTCGCCGCCCTCACCCCGGCGCCGGTGCACCTGCTCACCGGGGACAACGCGGCCGCCGCCGGGCACGTCGCCGCCGCGGTCGGCATCGGGGAGGTCCGCTCCGGCCTGCTCCCGCAGGACAAGGCCGACGCGGTGCGCACCCTGGAGGAGGCGGGCGTCCCGGTGCTGCTGGTCGGCGACGGGATCAACGACGCCCCCGCGATGGCCGCCGCGACCACCGCCGCGGCGATGGGCCGGCGCGGCTCCGACCTGGCGCTGGACACCGCCGACGCGGTCATCGTCCGCGACGACCCGTCCGCGCTGCCCCGGCTGATCGCGCTCTCCCGCCGCGCCCGCCGACTGGTGCTGGCCAACCTGTGCATCGCGGCGGCCGTCATCACCGCGCTGGTCGCCTGGGACCTGGCCGGCACCCTGCCGCTCCCGCTCGCGGTCGCCGGACATGAGGGCTCCACCGTGCTGGTCGCCCTGAACGGCCTGCGGCTGCTCTCCTCCCGGGCCTGGGAGGGGTGA
- a CDS encoding DUF2207 domain-containing protein, with amino-acid sequence MPLTSSARTVQALALLAVSVALLASGVGARPALAAGDRAVTSFEAEVQVGSDGVVRVVERLTYELGGGDPVVRRLPRTASVDGAPERDLGLAEVRVIDDAGVQPVSVDEGPDATEVVIGAEGGGSTPSGSRTFEIGYEYRDLLRDSGDGPRLFLDVVGTGWSIPVRGVRADLSLPGEPVRVDCYAGAPGSHGACTGAESSGTGAVFAQDEVAPGEAMSIDVGIDPADLDVSVPGAEEGSGPDFGALFSSMFTPLVVLLAVLFALRHRGSGRHSGGPRGGRRGGSGFSGGGGFSGGGGGGAGGGGGGGGGG; translated from the coding sequence ATGCCCCTCACCTCCTCCGCCCGCACCGTTCAGGCCCTGGCCCTGCTCGCCGTCTCGGTCGCCCTCCTCGCCTCCGGGGTCGGAGCGCGGCCCGCACTCGCCGCCGGGGACCGGGCGGTGACCTCGTTCGAGGCCGAGGTGCAGGTCGGCTCGGACGGCGTGGTCCGGGTGGTGGAGCGGCTCACCTACGAGCTGGGCGGCGGCGACCCGGTGGTGCGCCGGCTGCCGCGGACCGCGAGCGTCGACGGCGCCCCGGAGCGGGACCTGGGCCTGGCGGAGGTGCGGGTGATCGACGACGCGGGCGTGCAGCCGGTCTCGGTCGACGAGGGGCCCGACGCCACCGAGGTGGTGATCGGCGCCGAGGGCGGCGGTTCCACGCCGAGCGGGAGCCGGACCTTCGAGATCGGCTACGAGTACCGGGACCTGCTGCGGGACTCGGGCGACGGGCCGCGGCTCTTCCTGGACGTGGTCGGGACCGGCTGGTCGATCCCGGTGCGCGGCGTCCGGGCGGACCTCTCCCTGCCGGGCGAGCCGGTCCGGGTCGACTGCTACGCCGGCGCGCCGGGGTCCCACGGCGCCTGCACCGGCGCCGAGTCCTCGGGGACGGGGGCGGTGTTCGCCCAGGACGAGGTGGCCCCCGGCGAGGCGATGAGCATCGACGTCGGGATCGACCCGGCGGACCTGGACGTGTCCGTGCCCGGCGCCGAGGAGGGGTCGGGACCCGACTTCGGGGCGCTGTTCTCCTCCATGTTCACCCCGCTGGTGGTGCTCCTGGCCGTGCTCTTCGCGCTCCGGCACCGGGGGAGCGGGCGGCACTCCGGCGGCCCGCGCGGCGGCCGCCGCGGCGGGAGCGGCTTCTCCGGCGGGGGCGGCTTCTCCGGGGGTGGCGGCGGCGGTGCCGGGGGCGGCGGAGGAGGCGGCGGAGGCGGCTGA
- a CDS encoding dihydrofolate reductase family protein — protein sequence MRRLILTENITLDGVIDASGGWFGPGGSDPDADESDILEELKRQMAEEQALLLGRVTFEELRGYWPAHAGEPDGIGDHLNAVPKYVVSRTLGDPAWANTTVLRGRVEDEVRALKAGAGGPIGMTGSVTLARTLTAAGLIDEYRLFVYPVVLGGGARLFPDGTALPRLEPVQTERFRSGVVLLRYRVGRG from the coding sequence ATGCGACGGCTGATCCTCACCGAGAACATCACCCTGGACGGCGTCATCGACGCCTCCGGCGGCTGGTTCGGCCCCGGCGGGTCGGACCCGGACGCCGACGAGTCCGACATCCTGGAGGAGCTGAAGCGGCAGATGGCCGAGGAGCAGGCGCTTCTCCTCGGCAGGGTGACCTTCGAGGAGCTCCGCGGCTACTGGCCGGCGCACGCCGGGGAACCGGACGGCATCGGCGACCACCTGAACGCGGTGCCCAAGTACGTCGTCTCCCGCACCCTGGGCGACCCGGCGTGGGCGAACACGACGGTGCTGCGCGGCCGGGTCGAGGACGAGGTCCGAGCCCTGAAGGCCGGGGCGGGCGGCCCGATCGGGATGACCGGCAGCGTCACCCTGGCCCGCACGCTGACCGCCGCCGGGCTGATCGACGAGTACCGGCTCTTCGTCTACCCGGTGGTCCTCGGCGGCGGCGCCCGGCTCTTCCCGGACGGCACCGCGCTGCCCCGGCTGGAACCGGTGCAGACCGAGCGCTTCCGGTCCGGCGTCGTCCTGCTCCGCTACCGGGTGGGCCGCGGCTGA
- a CDS encoding MerR family transcriptional regulator, translating into MMNIGEFAQLTGLSTKALRIYDEQGLLRPASVDPWTGYRRYTAAQLAAAVRIKGMREAGVPLADAPGILAGGEQGAAALAAYRESLAAERERQDAALAAVEALLRGEDAGRGVAERRAPAQHWAGAVLPAEAGGEDTADGEAAEEEANAVFAALWRALSAAGNRPAGPFWSTLRAAGEDGVELLCCWPVPHAVPQDFAPEGLTVESGLLPERTELAVSWRHDDPVPGLPGAVHPAVLMLLAEAERRGAEPDLSHLRQIGLLEDGHPVGVEVAVALA; encoded by the coding sequence ATGATGAACATCGGCGAGTTCGCGCAGCTGACCGGCTTGAGCACCAAGGCGCTCCGGATCTATGACGAGCAGGGACTGCTCCGCCCGGCCTCGGTCGACCCCTGGACGGGCTACCGGCGCTACACCGCCGCCCAGCTGGCGGCCGCGGTCCGGATCAAGGGGATGCGCGAGGCCGGCGTCCCGCTGGCGGACGCCCCCGGCATCCTCGCCGGCGGTGAGCAGGGGGCGGCCGCGCTCGCCGCCTACCGGGAGTCCCTGGCCGCCGAGCGGGAGCGGCAGGACGCCGCGCTCGCCGCGGTCGAGGCGCTGCTGCGCGGCGAGGACGCCGGCCGCGGCGTCGCGGAGCGCCGCGCCCCGGCCCAGCACTGGGCCGGGGCGGTCCTGCCCGCGGAGGCCGGCGGCGAGGACACCGCCGACGGGGAGGCCGCGGAGGAGGAGGCGAACGCGGTCTTCGCCGCGCTGTGGCGGGCGCTCTCCGCGGCCGGGAACCGGCCCGCCGGCCCGTTCTGGTCGACGCTGCGCGCCGCCGGGGAGGACGGCGTCGAGCTGCTGTGCTGCTGGCCGGTCCCGCACGCCGTCCCGCAGGACTTCGCGCCGGAGGGGCTGACCGTCGAGTCGGGCCTGCTGCCCGAACGCACCGAACTGGCGGTGTCCTGGCGGCACGACGACCCGGTCCCCGGCCTCCCCGGCGCCGTGCACCCCGCCGTGCTGATGCTCCTCGCCGAGGCGGAGCGCCGCGGCGCCGAACCCGACCTCTCCCACCTGCGCCAGATCGGCCTCCTGGAGGACGGCCACCCGGTCGGAGTGGAGGTCGCCGTCGCCCTGGCCTGA
- a CDS encoding ABC transporter permease, producing the protein MPTAALTAPAAETRAPAAAGPGEVDNRIAYTGFAFAYLAGHGSAALSAGPAPLLALPGWLPLALLGAGLAVGVTAATLASVRAQRGAAGPDAVSGNLAGASWLIGFPALFLVITGLSGTLGMPELQSLLWPTGSGFVVGLVYLAEGAVRRNALHYTLGAWLALTSAAALLLPASGPFWTLALAGGGAYALAAALEPRRLAARP; encoded by the coding sequence ATGCCCACCGCCGCGCTCACCGCGCCCGCCGCCGAGACCCGCGCCCCCGCCGCGGCCGGCCCCGGCGAGGTCGACAACCGCATCGCCTACACCGGATTCGCCTTCGCCTACCTGGCCGGCCACGGCAGCGCCGCCCTCTCCGCCGGCCCCGCCCCCCTGCTCGCCCTCCCCGGCTGGCTGCCCCTGGCGCTGCTCGGCGCGGGCCTGGCCGTCGGCGTCACCGCCGCCACGCTCGCCTCCGTCCGCGCCCAGCGCGGCGCGGCCGGGCCGGACGCCGTCTCGGGCAACCTGGCCGGAGCCTCCTGGCTGATCGGGTTCCCGGCGCTGTTCCTGGTCATCACCGGGCTGTCCGGGACGCTGGGCATGCCCGAGCTGCAGTCGCTGCTGTGGCCCACCGGGTCCGGATTCGTGGTCGGCCTGGTCTACCTCGCCGAGGGCGCGGTGCGGCGCAACGCGCTGCACTACACCCTCGGCGCATGGCTCGCCCTGACCTCGGCCGCCGCGCTGCTACTGCCCGCCTCCGGCCCGTTCTGGACCCTGGCGCTGGCGGGCGGGGGCGCCTACGCCCTGGCCGCCGCCCTCGAACCGCGCCGGCTCGCCGCCCGCCCCTGA
- a CDS encoding medium chain dehydrogenase/reductase family protein — MNTTAAVTATQVLLPGKVEPAGLQVRTRPLPAPEAGHALLRMEATGVSFAEQQMRRGKYFDQPPFPFVPGYDVVGTVTAVGPGVDERMLGRRFAAVTKTGAWASHLHLDARDLVAVPEDADPAAVETLLVNGITAWQMLHRAAGVHEGGTVVVLGANGGVGTVLLQLARHAGITVIGTAAPRHHETLRALGAAPVDYRAADMYERIRALAPDGVDAVFDHIGGPGVAGSWRLLRRGGTLVSYGTASTKDAEGDSRLPVLALFPRLALWNLLPNGRRARFYNFWAGRRRADAFRARLRADLTEVLRLLAEGVLVPQIAARLPLSQAAAAMALAESRTVAGKVVLVPDE, encoded by the coding sequence ATGAACACCACCGCCGCCGTCACCGCCACCCAGGTCCTGCTGCCGGGGAAGGTCGAGCCCGCCGGTCTGCAGGTGCGGACCCGGCCGCTGCCCGCCCCCGAGGCCGGGCACGCGCTGCTCCGCATGGAGGCCACCGGGGTGTCCTTCGCCGAGCAGCAGATGCGCCGGGGCAAGTACTTCGACCAGCCGCCGTTCCCGTTCGTGCCGGGATACGACGTCGTCGGCACCGTCACCGCCGTCGGGCCCGGCGTGGACGAGCGGATGCTCGGGCGCCGGTTCGCCGCCGTCACCAAGACCGGCGCCTGGGCCAGCCACCTGCACCTCGACGCCCGCGACCTGGTCGCCGTACCGGAGGACGCCGACCCGGCCGCCGTGGAGACGCTGCTGGTCAACGGCATCACCGCCTGGCAGATGCTGCACCGCGCGGCCGGCGTGCACGAGGGCGGCACGGTCGTCGTCCTCGGCGCCAACGGCGGGGTCGGCACGGTACTGCTGCAGCTGGCCCGGCACGCCGGGATCACCGTGATCGGCACGGCCGCGCCGCGCCACCACGAGACCCTGCGCGCGCTCGGCGCCGCCCCGGTGGACTACCGGGCCGCGGACATGTACGAGCGGATCAGGGCCCTCGCCCCGGACGGCGTGGACGCGGTCTTCGACCACATCGGCGGCCCCGGCGTGGCCGGCTCCTGGCGCCTGCTGCGGCGCGGCGGCACGCTCGTCTCCTACGGAACCGCCTCGACCAAGGACGCCGAGGGCGACTCCCGGCTGCCGGTGCTCGCGCTCTTCCCCCGGCTCGCCCTCTGGAACCTGCTGCCCAACGGCCGCCGCGCCCGCTTCTACAACTTCTGGGCCGGGCGCCGCCGCGCCGACGCCTTCCGCGCCCGGCTGCGCGCGGACCTGACCGAGGTGCTGCGCCTGCTCGCCGAGGGCGTACTGGTTCCGCAGATCGCCGCCCGCCTCCCGCTCTCACAGGCCGCGGCGGCGATGGCTCTCGCCGAGTCCCGCACCGTGGCCGGCAAGGTCGTGCTCGTCCCGGACGAGTGA
- a CDS encoding TetR/AcrR family transcriptional regulator: MKDQRGATATRKRNRRGEGGRLREEIVDAAVELLDETGDERTITLRSVARRVGIAAPSIYAHFPDQPAIMLAVVRRAFGELEEALRSAVRGAGGDPRERLYALCRAYLDFARTHPERYRTMFGGLWTPTLGESSVTEEQLTGLGEANMRILGDALAECVAAGASTSTDPAADAIALWLGLHGLAHQRAVTAVFPGPEDIGDRMIPALARLRED, from the coding sequence ATGAAGGATCAGCGAGGGGCGACGGCGACGCGGAAGCGGAACCGCCGGGGCGAGGGCGGCCGGCTGCGCGAGGAGATCGTCGACGCCGCGGTGGAGCTGCTCGACGAGACGGGCGACGAGCGGACCATCACCCTGCGCTCGGTCGCGCGCCGGGTCGGCATCGCCGCGCCGTCCATCTACGCGCACTTCCCGGACCAGCCCGCCATCATGCTGGCCGTGGTCAGGCGGGCCTTCGGCGAACTGGAAGAGGCGCTGCGCTCGGCGGTGCGGGGCGCGGGCGGGGACCCGCGGGAGCGGCTGTACGCGCTGTGCCGCGCCTACCTCGACTTCGCCCGCACGCACCCCGAGCGGTACCGCACCATGTTCGGCGGCCTGTGGACGCCGACCCTGGGGGAGAGCTCGGTGACCGAGGAGCAGCTCACCGGGCTCGGCGAGGCGAACATGCGGATCCTCGGCGACGCCCTCGCCGAGTGCGTCGCCGCCGGGGCGTCCACCAGCACCGACCCGGCCGCCGACGCGATCGCGCTCTGGCTCGGCCTGCACGGACTGGCCCACCAGCGGGCCGTCACCGCCGTCTTCCCCGGCCCGGAGGACATCGGCGACCGGATGATCCCGGCGCTGGCCCGCCTCCGCGAGGACTGA
- a CDS encoding GyrI-like domain-containing protein: MADKTDFKKTFDPYRAEHGRFRILDVPDLQYLMVDGHGDPNTSAAFTGAVEALYPVAYKLKFASRTELGRDYVVPPLEGLWWAEDMDSFTAARDKSQWDWTLMIMVPDWIGPDMVAAAVERAGAGNRPERLGDVRLEALSEGRCVQTLHVGSFDDEADVLARMHGEFIPGGGLRPTGRHHEIYLSDFRRVAPERRRTVLRQPVEAGA; this comes from the coding sequence ATGGCGGACAAGACCGACTTCAAGAAGACCTTTGACCCCTACCGGGCCGAACACGGCCGGTTCCGGATCCTGGACGTGCCCGACCTGCAGTACCTCATGGTCGACGGGCACGGCGATCCGAACACCTCGGCGGCGTTCACCGGCGCCGTCGAGGCCCTCTACCCGGTGGCCTACAAGCTGAAGTTCGCCAGCAGGACGGAGCTGGGGCGCGACTACGTGGTCCCGCCGCTGGAGGGCCTGTGGTGGGCCGAGGACATGGACTCCTTCACCGCAGCGCGCGACAAGTCGCAGTGGGACTGGACGCTGATGATCATGGTCCCGGACTGGATCGGCCCGGACATGGTCGCCGCCGCCGTGGAGCGGGCCGGGGCCGGGAACCGGCCGGAGCGCCTCGGCGACGTCCGGCTGGAGGCGCTGTCGGAGGGGCGGTGCGTGCAGACGCTGCACGTCGGCTCCTTCGACGACGAGGCGGACGTGCTCGCGCGGATGCACGGGGAGTTCATCCCCGGCGGCGGGCTGCGGCCGACCGGCCGGCACCACGAGATCTACCTCAGCGACTTCCGCAGGGTCGCGCCGGAGAGGCGGCGCACCGTCCTCCGGCAGCCGGTGGAGGCCGGCGCGTAG
- a CDS encoding PadR family transcriptional regulator yields MELTPAELTVLGLIIERPRHGYDLEQAIEERGIRQWTDIGFSSIYYLLSKLEKRGLVRVPEAPAAAKSRRVFQATDEGREAAARNALALIGELRPVPHPVLVGIANLPLLGEREYVQALRARLAQIAERIAAIRAAQRAQAPLPAPAREVFSYSLSLLEAERSWLAERAQVPDGGQDRLQEDL; encoded by the coding sequence GTGGAGCTGACCCCCGCCGAGCTGACCGTCCTCGGCCTGATCATCGAGCGCCCTCGGCACGGCTACGACCTGGAGCAGGCGATCGAGGAGCGCGGCATCCGGCAGTGGACCGACATCGGGTTCTCCTCGATCTACTACCTGCTCTCCAAGCTGGAGAAGCGGGGCCTGGTCCGCGTCCCGGAGGCGCCCGCCGCGGCGAAGTCCCGGCGGGTGTTCCAGGCCACCGATGAGGGGCGGGAGGCCGCGGCGCGCAATGCGCTGGCCCTCATCGGGGAGCTGCGGCCGGTTCCGCACCCGGTGCTGGTCGGTATCGCCAACCTGCCCCTCCTCGGCGAGCGGGAGTACGTGCAGGCGCTCCGCGCCCGCCTGGCGCAGATCGCAGAGCGCATCGCCGCGATCCGGGCGGCGCAGCGGGCGCAGGCCCCCCTCCCAGCGCCGGCGCGCGAGGTGTTCTCCTACTCCCTGAGCCTCCTGGAGGCAGAGAGGTCGTGGCTCGCCGAGCGGGCCCAGGTTCCCGATGGCGGACAAGACCGACTTCAAGAAGACCTTTGA
- a CDS encoding ArsR/SmtB family transcription factor, translating to MSKQESGAVDPGGAVQGCCPGLLRTPLGEDESVELARVFKALGDPVRLRLLSLIASRDGGEVCVCDLTPAFDLAQPTISHHLKLLREAGLIASQRRGTWVYYRLLPESTDRLARILTRAAAPEAAGA from the coding sequence ATGTCGAAACAGGAGAGCGGAGCGGTCGATCCCGGCGGCGCGGTGCAGGGCTGCTGCCCGGGACTGCTCCGCACCCCGCTGGGCGAGGACGAGTCGGTGGAGCTGGCCCGGGTGTTCAAGGCGCTGGGCGACCCGGTGCGGCTGCGGCTGCTGTCGCTGATCGCCTCCCGCGACGGCGGCGAGGTGTGCGTGTGCGACCTGACCCCCGCCTTCGACCTGGCTCAGCCGACCATCTCCCACCACCTGAAGCTGCTGCGCGAGGCCGGGCTCATCGCCTCGCAGCGCCGCGGCACCTGGGTGTACTACCGGCTGCTGCCCGAGTCCACCGACCGGCTGGCCCGGATCCTGACCCGGGCCGCCGCCCCTGAAGCCGCGGGGGCGTGA